Part of the Candidatus Cloacimonadaceae bacterium genome, CCATCTTCGCTGTAAAGTGGGATGGCTGGCCAATTGATCGGGCTATTGGAACCGCCTTGCTTTATATTCAGTGATCTGGTATAGACGATCTCAAATTCGAGCCTACTTCCATCATCCGAGACCTTGTAGATCGTGGCAGCATCGGCATTGGTAAATGCAATTGCTTCTTCGAGGATCATATCAAAGATCTTGTCCAGATCGGTCTCTGAAGAGAGCGATTCGCCGATCTTGGTGAGCCTTTGGATATGGTTTAATTGTTCGTGTACGAGGGAATTGATGGTATCCACCACAGAATTGAGCATCTGGTTTATTTCTTTACTTTCGCTGATATTGAGCATGGCGTTCTCTCCGGGGATTTAGATTTTTTGGAAGAGCATGAAGTTTGGCTCGAATCCAAGGCGTTTTTGTTCCTGTTCAAACCAGGTGACGATATGAATATCGAGAGAGGGAGTACTCTGAATAGGTTGATCATGAAGACAGAGGAAATTGGGGTTAAGACAAAATTCCTCCGCGATCCAGTTTGCGTATTCATCGTGATCTGTGGAGACCTGAACCTGCGCACCGGAGATCAGGATCGATGCCAGTGCGTCCAGAAAATCCTGTTGGATCAATCTGCGTTTATGATGTTTTTTCTTGGGCCAGGGATCGGGATGCTGGACAAACACTCCGTGAACGGATTCCGGAGGGATAATCTTGGTGATGGCTGAATCGATCAGCTGCCGGATGATGCGGACGTTGGCGTTCAATTTCGGATCAAGCTTTTTCAGGATATTGTTGATGCGTTTTCCCCGCACTTCAAAACCGAGGAAATTCCACTCTGGGTGTAAGCGCGGGTATTGGGAGATGAATTCGCCTTTGCCGCTGCCGATCTCGATGTAGACAGGGTTGTCGTTTCCGAAGATGGACGCGAAACATAAGTGTGTCTCTTTGGCTTCGAGCTCAAAAAAGGTGCGATCGCTAAGCATCGTCCGCGTCGTCTTCCTCTTCCGTTTCCTGGAGGTTTCTCAAGGTTTTGACTTCACTTCGGATAATGATTAGATCGGCTAACGACATCCCGAAACTGATCAGGATCATCACGATCACTGAGCTGACGAATCGCTGGCTCCAGAATCCCTCTTCCAAAGCTTGATTTTTGACAAAGTAAATGCCTCTGAAATAAAGTGTGAGCGCCGCTCCGGCAATTAGTGAAGTGATCAACATGCGCAGCCGCATGATCTTCCGATTGTAAAAAAGCAACAGCACGATGAAGGTCAATGCCAGCGCCAGAGCGAAATTGAGCACAAAAAAGTAGCTGAGTTTCACGCCAATCAGTTTGACGCCCAAAACGCTCATTACCAATGGAAACACCAAAACGCTCAGCCATCCGAGGCTGCTTTTGGCATAATATAGGGTGATGGCGACCATCCCCATGAAAAAAGCGATCGCCAGCGGAACTGCGTTTTGCGCCAGCGGAGATTGCATCCTCACCGCATGACCGGAGACGGAAACGCTTTGCTGGGGCGGGCTGAGCAGTGTCAATCCCAGCATGGTGACCAAAACCGGTAGTACGATTATTAGAAGCATCGTAAGCTTGAAGGCTCTGTCTTGCATATTTAACCTCATAGATTTTTGTTGACGTATCAACCTGAATGCAATTTTGTGGTAAGCCGTCAGAATGTCAATAATAAACGTATTTTGGAGATAGATAATGCTGAGTGTCATGCGAAACCTGAGAAATAAACTGGCAAAAACGAAAAACGGATTTTTGGGTAAGATCGCCGAAGCGATCCGATTGCGCGGCAAAGTGGACGAATGCCTGATCGAAGAGATTGAAGACATCCTGCTGCGCAGCGACACCGGGGTCGAAATGACTCAGTTGGTGATTGACCGCCTCAAAGAAGCCGTCCGGTTTCATCACATAACCGATGCCGCAGAAGTGCAAAAACATTTGGAAGAGTATATGCAGGCGGTTTTGCTGCAAGATTATAGCGAGGAAACGAGTCTCTGGGATCAGATCAATGCCAAGCCTTATGTGATCGTCTTCGTTGGCGTGAACGGAGTGGGGAAGACCACCAGTATCGGCAAGGTGGCATATCATCTTCAAAATAGAGGGAAAAAAGTGTTGATCGTTGCCGGAGACACTTTTCGCGCCGCGGCGATCGAACAGCTTGCCATTTGGGCAGAACGCGCCAATGCCGCAATAATCCGCTCTCAGCAGGATGCCGATCCTGCAGCGGTGATCTATGACGGTATCAATTCTGCGTTGGCACGCGGATACGACGTGGTGTTGATCGACACGGCGGGGCGTCAGCACACCAAGGACAAACTGATGTCCGAGCTGAGCAAGATCGACCGCACGATCAAAAAACTGCTCCCGGACGCACCTCATCAATGCCTTCTGGTAGTGGACGCCACCACCGGGCAAAACGCCATTTCTCAAGCGACCCATTTTGATAAAGCGATCAAACTTACCGGTTTGATTCTCACTAAGTATGACGGCACTTCCAAGGGCGGAATCATCTTCAACCTGAAACACAAGCTCCATCTTCCGGTGAAATTGATCGGGGTGGGCGAGACGGTCGAAGATCTCGAAGTCTTTAGGATCGAGGACTTTATCCGCGCTTTCTTTAGTGAAACCCCAGGTTCCAATCAGGAGGAAAACCAATGAAAAACTCTGCTCTGAAAATCATCAACCCAGTCTTGTTCGGGCTGTTCATCACCACTTTGGTAGCCATGCTGCTATATCGCTTTGGACCGAACGCAATGCGCGGCAGCGAGACTCTCGCAAGCATCCATGCCAATGCGGGATTGCTCTTTGTCACCGGCGGGATCATTCATCTGTTGTTTAATTGGGGTTGGGTGCGCATGAATATCTTCGGGATCAAAAAACGCAAAAAATGAACTGGCTGGAGCTGGAACAAACCCAAGCCTTTGCAGATCGCCTGTCCCGGATCATCGAAACGGGAGGAGAACCCAAAGGGATTCTGCTGCTCGTCCGTCAGTTGATGGAAGCGGTCTATAAAGCCCTGAGCGCGGATAGCCGCACTTCTTTCAACGGTTTCTTCGCCCGCATGCAATATGTGCATGAAAACATCAAACTTCCAGCTTCCATCAATTCGCAAATTAACGGGCTCCGCATCGCCGGAAATTCGGCAGCGCATGATCCCGTTTTCACGATCGACGACGGCACAATCGGATCCGGAGTCTTGGCGATTCGTGAACTGCTCAAATATCTCAATGACCAATGCGACCTGTCTTCGCTGTCAGGATTCATCGAATCTACAAACGCCAAAGGTTTTGAATTCAAAGCCCACAGCGCCAAAGAGAGTTTTGAGGGCGTCGTCCAAAGCTGGAAAATCAATCGGGACGACAATCGGGAAAGCTCCATCGAGATTGACCTTATCAATAGCGACGGCAACACGGTTTCCCTATTCCTACGCAACGAAAACAGCGATAACCTCGGGAGGCAATGGTCTGTTTTGGGACGCGTTATGTGGAAATATGCCACTCTGAGTGTGTATGACGCCAGCATCTCCAGTGGCAGGGAAAACAGCTATACCTCAAACCCGACTACGCTGATCGTGCTCGAGCCGGACTTTCTCTTGGACGCCAGCGCGATCTCGGAGTGTTTCTCTGCCGGAGGCATGAATCCCGAAAACTATATCATCAACCGCCTGGTCAGCGAACCGAGCACGGATAAAATGCTTCAGGGCACAACCGTGAACAACATCTTCGATGAATTGTTGTTCAACCCCGATGGCGATTATCAGGAGCTTTTCCGCAAAAGCCTGGCACAGCAACCGATCTCGATGGTGGCGATTGGATTTGAATCCGCCACTTCGATCTATAATAGCATCAAAGATATCCACCTACCCCGCATTCGGGACTTTGCCCGCAATCTTCAGAACGAAGAGATCATGCTGGAACCCTCGTTTTTGTGCCCGGAATACGGTTTGCAGGGCAGGCTGGATCTGCTTTACCGCAAGGAGGGCAAATACTATATCGTTGAGTTGAAAAGCGGCAAAGCGCCCGCATACGATCTCTGGATCCAGCATCACATGCAGGTGATCGCCTATAATATGATCATCCGCAACTCCTTTGGCAAACCCGCTCTGGGCACGAGCGCGATCTTATACACCGCCGCCGGGAGCAACAATCTGCGCCACGTGGTCAATACCGTTCTCATGGAACAGAACCTGCTCACGTGCCGCAACCGCATCGTCGGTTTGATGCACATCCTCGCTTCTGAGCCGGAACGCGTATTCAGTTGGATGCTCAAGCAGGAAACCGCCGACGGAAACCGGTTTATCAAAAAGAAACTTGAGGAGCTGAAAAATCTGATCGGATCGCTCGAAGGCTATGAATACCAGTGGTTTCTGGATCAGGTGCGTCTCACGGTGCGTGAGATCTGGTTTGTCAAAACCGGCTCTTCCGGAAACCGCGATGAGAGCATTTATGGGCACAACGCTCTCTGGCAGCAAAGCCCCGCGGAAAAGAAACTGCGCTATCGGGTGATTGACGGTCTCGAAGTCATCGAAACCGCGCATAACCTCATCCGGCTCGCCATCACCCAAAAAGACTATATTTCAGATTTCAGGGAAAATGACATCGTTGTGCTCTATCGAGCCG contains:
- the trmB gene encoding tRNA (guanosine(46)-N7)-methyltransferase TrmB — translated: MLSDRTFFELEAKETHLCFASIFGNDNPVYIEIGSGKGEFISQYPRLHPEWNFLGFEVRGKRINNILKKLDPKLNANVRIIRQLIDSAITKIIPPESVHGVFVQHPDPWPKKKHHKRRLIQQDFLDALASILISGAQVQVSTDHDEYANWIAEEFCLNPNFLCLHDQPIQSTPSLDIHIVTWFEQEQKRLGFEPNFMLFQKI
- the ftsY gene encoding signal recognition particle-docking protein FtsY, which encodes MLSVMRNLRNKLAKTKNGFLGKIAEAIRLRGKVDECLIEEIEDILLRSDTGVEMTQLVIDRLKEAVRFHHITDAAEVQKHLEEYMQAVLLQDYSEETSLWDQINAKPYVIVFVGVNGVGKTTSIGKVAYHLQNRGKKVLIVAGDTFRAAAIEQLAIWAERANAAIIRSQQDADPAAVIYDGINSALARGYDVVLIDTAGRQHTKDKLMSELSKIDRTIKKLLPDAPHQCLLVVDATTGQNAISQATHFDKAIKLTGLILTKYDGTSKGGIIFNLKHKLHLPVKLIGVGETVEDLEVFRIEDFIRAFFSETPGSNQEENQ
- a CDS encoding ATP-dependent helicase; translation: MNWLELEQTQAFADRLSRIIETGGEPKGILLLVRQLMEAVYKALSADSRTSFNGFFARMQYVHENIKLPASINSQINGLRIAGNSAAHDPVFTIDDGTIGSGVLAIRELLKYLNDQCDLSSLSGFIESTNAKGFEFKAHSAKESFEGVVQSWKINRDDNRESSIEIDLINSDGNTVSLFLRNENSDNLGRQWSVLGRVMWKYATLSVYDASISSGRENSYTSNPTTLIVLEPDFLLDASAISECFSAGGMNPENYIINRLVSEPSTDKMLQGTTVNNIFDELLFNPDGDYQELFRKSLAQQPISMVAIGFESATSIYNSIKDIHLPRIRDFARNLQNEEIMLEPSFLCPEYGLQGRLDLLYRKEGKYYIVELKSGKAPAYDLWIQHHMQVIAYNMIIRNSFGKPALGTSAILYTAAGSNNLRHVVNTVLMEQNLLTCRNRIVGLMHILASEPERVFSWMLKQETADGNRFIKKKLEELKNLIGSLEGYEYQWFLDQVRLTVREIWFVKTGSSGNRDESIYGHNALWQQSPAEKKLRYRVIDGLEVIETAHNLIRLAITQKDYISDFRENDIVVLYRADRLVSKQEILRGVITRLDDRVLELMIRGGLKNSARLNEKGFWVIEHDVLETSLYNPLSSIVHFLRLEKIKRSIMLGRDQPRVHNDIGITDETDYLTNIIAAIEAAKDYYIIQGPPGTGKTSGLLTDYLKRQYQNSEKHILVLSFTNRAVDEICHCLKRNQIDFIRTGSSQVIEDDLLSRQIEGKRFAEIEQIVKSNRIWVATVQSCNAWINDFTKMFRIDELIIDEASQIIENNILGIIARAEKTILIGDQNQLPPISVQSRGDAFSHPELKELFYGSYCQSLMERLYRNCIHKGWNHAWFMLHRHYRMHDEIAGLVQKFYSGRLISMREEQKAPLVKNSDHLILSSRIVWVECPRSDDAYFDLRQARIIIHIIKLLKQELTIGNEEIGIVAPFRAMIHALRQKPETENITIDTVERFQGSERRVIIISLPLKSTRELRGIEALSDDGCIDRKLNVAVSRAKERLIILGNMQLCRSSAHYAFLMDKIAADSIVIPYDRLT